The Cannabis sativa cultivar Pink pepper isolate KNU-18-1 unplaced genomic scaffold, ASM2916894v1 Contig3, whole genome shotgun sequence genome window below encodes:
- the LOC115706277 gene encoding transcription factor bHLH18, producing the protein MDISSVKNLSELGMNDPNLINHHWHMNSLDEFSSLGENLHHHPHPHSHLNFNNVKASSFDNNSHMGIDYRSMMTMKHHKPNGWSSNEINNPVPHQQQVASSPNNLYSFAAGSYNYVIDEMGYVKPKEEALDGLKNNNTTSTFLPSDCVVKVANHQGANCNKRLINSTSTKLSQTKDHILAERKRREKLSQRFIALSAIVPGLKKMDKASVLGDAIKYMKQLQERVKILEEEMRKRNMESVVFVRKFQLIADKDSNSPSYSSDENYSSFDEPLPEIEARVCDKNVLIRIHCEKKKGVMEKTIVEIEKHHLTIINTSCMTFGTSSLDLTIIAQMNMEFSLTMKDLVKNLRLAFSLFM; encoded by the exons ATGGATATTTCTTCTGTCAAAAATTTATCTGAACTG GGAATGAATGACCCCAATTTGATTAATCACCATTGGCATATGAACTCTCTTGATGAGTTCAGCTCACTTGGTGAGAATCTCCATCATCATCCTCATCCTCACTCTCACTTAAACTTCAACAATGTCAAAGCTTCCTCTTTTGATAACAATTCTCACATGGGCATAGACTATAGAAGCATGATGACGATGAAACATCACAAACCAAATGGTTGGAGCTCAAACGAGATTAATAACCCAGTACCTCATCAACAACAAGTTGCTTCTTCTCCCAATAACCTATATTCCTTTGCAGCTGGTTCTTATAACTATGTTATAGACGAAATGGGTTATGTCAAGCCTAAGGAGGAAGCACTAGATGGTTTGAAGAACAACAACACTACTAGTACTTTTTTACCTTCTGATTGTGTAGTCAAGGTTGCTAATCATCAAGGTGCTAATTGTAATAAGAGGCTCATCAACAGCACAAGCACCAAACTTTCTCAAACAAAAGATCATATTCTAGCTGAAAGGAAAAGGAGGGAGAAGCTCAGCCAAAGATTCATAGCTTTATCTGCCATAGTTCCTGGCCTAAAGAAG ATGGACAAGGCTTCTGTTCTTGGGGATGCTATCAAGTACATGAAGCAGTTACAAGAGAGAGTGAAAATACTAGAGGAAGAGATGAGAAAGAGAAACATGGAATCAGTAGTCTTTGTAAGGAAATTCCAGCTCATTGCAGATAAAGATAGCAATTCACCATCTTATTCTTCAGATGAGAATTATTCCTCCTTCGATGAGCCACTACCAGAAATTGAAGCAAGAGTTTGTGATAAGAATGTACTAATAAGAATTCACTGTGAGAAAAAGAAAGGGGTTATGGAGAAAACAATTGTTGAGATTGAAAAGCATCACCTAACAATTATCAACACCAGTTGCATGACATTTGGAACTTCTTCTCTTGATTTGACCATTATAGCTCAG ATGAACATGGAGTTCTCCCTTACAATGAAGGATCTAGTCAAGAATCTACGCTTGGCTTTCAGTTTGTTCATGTGA